The genomic segment TACACCTCAAACAACTTGTTACAAATTACTTTTGAATATTTTGCTCCATTTACTTGCTCTTGGTTTTCTGTATATATTATACCACATTTTTTCAAAATTCAAAGTTTTTTTTTTAACTATATTTCTCATATCTGAAAAAACCTAGTATTATTAGTATTTTCAGACATTCATATTTTTTCATTTTTTATAATATAAATAGAATATATACATTATTGAGAAATATATATAATTGTATTGTAAAATATTTTAAAACATATATTGAATTTATGGACAAAATAGTATATTATATTAAGGTATATTTTTGGGGTATAGGTTCCCATTTAAACCTAAATTTTAAAAAAGGAGAAGATAATACAGTAATTAGTATTATCAATAATTAACATGGCATTAATAATACAAAAATATGGAGGAACTTCTGTAGCAGATGCTGTAAGGGTAAAAGAAGTTGCCAAAAGAGTTTTGAAATATAAAAATGAAGGGCACGATGTCATTGTCGTAGTTTCAGCACCGGCAGGTACAACTGATTCTTTAATAAGACGTGCATATGAACTTTCTGAAACACCTAGCAAAAGAGAGCTTGATATGCTTCTAACATCCGGGGAACAGATTTCAATCGCATCTTTGGCAATTGCTATAGAAGATCTTGGTAAAAAAGCTGTTTCATTGAATGCTTTTCAGGTTGATTTTAAAACTACCGACGAACATACTAAAGCTACTATACTTGATATTAACACAGATATTATTAGAGAAAAACTTTCTGAAGGAAACGTTGTAGTTTTTGCAGGTTTTCAAGGAATTACAGAAAACAATGAAATTACCACTCTTGGAAGAGGAGGTTCAGACACTACTGCCGTTGCACTGGGAGCAGCGTTAAAAGCTGATGAAGTGGAAATATACACTGATGTAGACGGAGTTTATACTGCCGATCCTAGAGTTGTAAAAAATCCAAAGAAACTTAATACAATTTCTTATCAGGAAATGCTTGAAATGGCAGCTTCCGGAGCTAAGGTGTTACACCCAAGGGCAGTAGAAATTGCAGCAAGATATGGAATAAAAATTCACTTAAGATCATCATTTGATGATTCAACTGGAACTATAGTTAAAGAAAAAGGAGACGAATCAATGGAACAAGTTAAAATTATAGGAATTACATCAACAAAAAATGAAGGGAAAATTACTCTTTCCGGAGTACCTGATAAACCAGGAATCGCCGCTAAAGTTTTTTCAAAACTTGCAAAAGCTAAAATAAATACAGATATTATCCTTCAAAGTTCAAGCGTTACTAAAGAGTTTAATAACATCTCATATACTGTAAGTATTGATGATTTAAAGGAAGCTGTGGAAATTTCTCAGGAACTGAAGGAAGAATTAGGAGCTGAAGGTGTTTCATACGATGCAAATATAGCTAAAATTTCTGCTATTGGAATAGGATTGAAAACTCATTATGAAACAACTGCAGAAATATTTGATACACTTGCTGAAAATGGTATTAACATAGATATGATTTCATGTTCTGAAATAAATGTTTCATGTATAATAAAAGAAGAAGATGTAAATAAAGCTGTAAGAGCACTTCACGAAAAGTTTATTGAAGAAAATTAAAAAATTCAAGTTTAGGAGGTCTATATGAAAATAGGAATAATAGGATTGGGGACAGTTGGTGAAGGTGTCTTAAAGGTTTTAACTAAAGAAAAACATAGTATTTTTGAAAAATCTCAGGCTGATATTGAAGTAAAATATGCCTGTGACTTAAATATAACTAGGGATTTTTCCTTTGAATTTGACAAGTCAATTCTTATTGACGATTATAAGAAAATATTGGAAGATTCTGAAATTAAACTTGTTGTTGAACTGATAGGTGGAGAAACACTCGCAAAAGATATTATTATCCAGGCATTTAAATCTAAAAAAAGTGTTGTTACTGCAAATAAAGCCCTAATTGCTAAACATGGTGTGGAATTATTTCAGATAGCTAAAGAAAATGGTGTTTCATTCTTATTTGAAGCTGCTGTTGGTGGAGGAATTCCTATAGTTACACCTTTAATGGAAAGTTTAGTTGCAAATACTGTAACTGAAATAAAAGGTATTATGAATGGTACTTCAAATTACATACTTACAAAAATGAAAGAAGAAAATCTATCTTTTGATGAAGCTCTTTCAATTGCATCGGCAAAAGGATATGCAGAAGCTGATCCAACTTATGATGTTGATGGAATAGATGCAGGACACAAAATAAACATTCTTGCATCACTTGCTTATGGTGGTTCTATTAAATTCAAGGATATGCAAATTTCAGGAATCAGGGAAATCAACACACTTGATATTTTCTCAGCAAATCAGTTAAATTCTACAATAAAGCTGATTGCAAGCTCAAAACTGGTTTCAGAAGATTCTGCACAAATTTCTGTAGAGCCGGTTATTATTTCAAACAATGAAATACTTGCAAAAGTAGATGATGTTTACAATGCAATTGAAACAATTGGTTCATATACAGGAAGAACTTTATTCTATGGAAAAGGTGCAGGAATGGATCCTACAGCATCTGCCGTTGTTGCTGATATTGTAAAAATAGCTACAAGAAATCATATTGAATCTGACTACTTCTTTAATTCTACAAAAATAATCAATATAATAGATTCAAATGCTGTAAAGGATAATTATTATATAAGAGTTTCTAATGATTTCAATATAGAAAAATCACCTTTTGAAATTTATAACAAAATTGATAATTTCTTTATCATTTTAGCTGAAAATATTTCAAGAAATGAAATAAATGAGTATTTAAAAGATGCACAGGAAAAACTTGTATTAAAAATAATTAAGTAATTGAATAATTTAAAAAGCCCTGAATTTTCAGGGCTTTTTCTTATATATTCAAAATTTTCTCTCCAAAAAACATTGAATACTTTCAAATTTAATTTTTAATTAGTTAGCTTGTGATATAGCTTCTACTGGACATACACCTTCGCATGCTCCACAATCAATACAAGTTGCCGCATCGATTTCATATTTTCCTTCTGCTTCAGAAATTGCTTCTACTGGACAAACTCCTTCACATGCTCCACAAGCTATACAAGTTTCTTTTTCTATTGAAAATGCCATAATATATTCCTCCCAAGTTTTTATTTTTTATTTTCTTTTCTTGATAATAAAATACCATTTTTTTTGTTATAAGTCAATAAAAAATATTCATTTGAAAGTCATAATTTACAGTACTTTGAATAGTTTTTATTTTGAAAGATTAAACGTTTTTTGTTTTGGTTATGGAAATAAAAAATATTTTGAATATAAAATAATGTTATTTTTTTGACAATTCTGTTATCTTTACAAATTGTATGTACATATTGAAAACTCTACTTTTTTTAAGGATTATTTTTTAAATATAACCGCTTCATAAGGTTTTAAAATAAATTTTTCATTTTTAATTTCAGGTGCTGTTTCATAGTTTGATAATAAAATTTTAGCACTTTCCAGTTGTGTAATTCCATTAGATTCCAATTCAAATTCTACTTCTTTTCCATAAAAATTACTTATTATAATTAATTCTCCATTTTCTCCAGCACGTTTATAAGCATATACATTTTTATTTTCCAAATCAATGTCTTCATACTTTCCAGTCACTATAAGTTCTTCATTTCTTCTTAAATCAATTAATTTTTTATAATGATAGAACACTGAATTTTTATCTTTTAAAGACGCTTCAGCATTAATTGTCTTATAATTCTCAGGCACCCCGATCCATGGAGTTCCAGTTGTAAATCCTGCATTTTCAGAATCATTCCATTGAACAGGGGTTCTGGAATTATCTCTGGATTTCTGCATTAAAATTTCAATGGCTTCTTCTTCAGAACAGCCTTTATCCAATAAAATTTTATAATTATTAGTTGACTCAACATCACGATATTTCTCAATATTATCAAAATATGGATTTGTCATTCCAAATTCTTCCCCCTGATAAATATAAGGAGTTCCTTGCAGTCCATGAAGAACTGTGGCAAGCATTTTAGCCGACTCATTATGATATTCCTTATCATTTCCAAATCTTGACAATGCCCTAGGCTGATCGTGATTATTCCAGAAAGTTGCATTCCATCCGTTTCCTTCATACATTCCAATTTGCCATTTAGAGAATATTCTTTTTAACTCCACAAAATCAAAGGGGGCTTTTGCCCATTTTTCTCCATTTGGATAGTCAACTTTCAAATGATGGAATGAAAATGTCATTGATAATTCCTTTTCATCAGGATTAGAATATTTTATACAGTTATCAATGCTTGTAGATGACATTTCTCCAACTGTAATAAGTTCTCCGCCACCAAACGCCTCTCTATTCATTTCCTTTAAAAATTCATGTATTCTAGGTCCATCTGTGTAAAATCTTCTTCCGTCAGGAACAAATCTCGTATCACTTCCGTCATCATTTAAAAATCTCTGGTCTTTTGATATAAGATTTATAACATCCAGCCTAAAGCCGTCCACTCCTTTATTCAGCCAGAATCTTATCATTTCATATACTTTCTTTCTCACATTTTCATTTTCCCAGTTTAAGTCAGCTTGAGTTACGTCGAACAAGTGTAAGTAGTATTGCCCCCTTTTTTCTGAATATTGCCAGGCATTTCCTCCAAATTTTGATTGCCAGTTTGTAGGCTCTTTCCCGTCAACTGCATCTTTCCATATATAGAAGTCCTTATATTCAGGATCTCCTGCTTCAGACTTTTTAAACCATTCATTTTCAGTGGAAGAATGATTGACAACAATATCCATAACTATTTTCAATCCTCTTTTATGGGCTTCAGCCAGCATTTCTTCAAAATCTTCCATTGTTCCATAATTAGGATCAATGTCGTAGTAATCACTTATATCATATCCATTGTCGTTTTGTGGAGATTTATACATTGGAGTAATCCATAGGACTTCCACTCCAAGTTCCTTCAGATAATCAAGTTTTNNNNNNNNNNNNNNNNNNNNNNNNNNNNNNNNNNNNNNNNNNNNNNNNNNNNNNNNNNNNNNNNNNNNNNNNNNNNNNNNNNNNNNNNNNNNNNNNNNNNCCACTCCAAGTTCCTTCAGATAATCAAGTTTTTCAATAATTCCCCTTATATCCCCTTCTCCACTTCCAGTTGTGTCATTAAAACTTTTTGGATAAATTTGATAAACTACTGATTTATGCCACCACTTCTGTTCAAATTTTTTTTTCATACATCTTCCACCTTCCAGTTTTATATAGTTATCTTTTTATTTAAAATTTTTTTTTTAAATTATATCTTAACAAGCTCAAATTCTTCACATAAAACTTCCATATCTTCGTTAAAGTTTCCTTCTGATTCTTCCTCAAAAAACTTTATATGTACTTTTCTCCAGTAATCAAGGGACTTATCTCCCTCTCCTTCCATAAAGGCATGTTTTTCAGATACTTCTTTAAATGGAACTGAATAAACTCTTGTATTTCTTGTGACGCATACTTCATTTCCTTTGCTATCCAGTATTATATTTAAATCACCTTTTTCAGGAATTCTTTCATTATCAGGATCGTATAAAGCAAGCAATGAAGTTGTTGCCTTTTTCTCACCTTTCGCTACAAGCTGTGCAAGTTCATCTTCCATTTCCGGAGTATTTCCAAAAGAATACCTTTCAATATGAGTATTTTCCCTCTCCTCTTTACTTAAAGAATTCAGATATGTTTCAATTATCTGATTTATATCCATATTTCCACCTCCCTCTTCATTAAAACAACTATTTGACAGAATAGTCATCATAGTCCCAATATTCATCTGAACTTGTACAAATTTCAGAAATAGTATATTTTACACTGTCAACAATTCTTATAGAAGTCAGATATGGTTCTTTTTCTGAATATTCAAGTTCAATTCCGTCATTTTCCACTCTAAATCCTTCATTTGCATTTTCTCCCATGTGGTCAGGCAGATATTTGTTTATATAGCCTAATGACTTTTCACTCTGACCATCTTCTCCTATTACCACCCTGGAATAAGTTCCATTTACATTGCTGACTTTAAAACTTTTATTATTCAGTTCCACTACCTGAAAATAAAGTTTAAATCCCTTCAGTTTTTCTATTTCTTTCTTTGTCTTTTCGTTATAGAATATTCCATTTTTATAAATAATGTTTGCCGTTTCATCTTTCGTATCAGTGCCGTTTCCATAAAATTCCAGTCTGTAACTTCCTCTCCATACATTTTCTTTTTTATCCTTAGTAAGCTTTATATGTAGAATTTCTCTCCGTGTAACAAGAAGAAGCTTATATTTATTATTGCCACAAAATTCATCCAATGTTTTTTTATTGTCATATGCATGAAGAAGTCCCTTCTTTGTGCTGTTAATTGTTTCTATATTATGTTCTCTTATAAAGAATGATAAAATGATGAAAAATACAACCATTACACCAACTAACATTCCAATATAGGATTTTTTTATTTTTATATTCTTTTTCCACATTAAAATTCCTGCAATAAATATTATTAGCTGAAAAATTATAAAAGACGATATTAAAATAATATTGTCAAACAGGAGAAGTTTCCATATAAATAATAACAGTTCTTTTGAATAGTAATTGCATAAAATAACTAAACTGCTTAAAATTACAGAAATAAAAATTATTCTTTTTTCGTTTACATTTTTCAGTATACATTTTATTTTATAGCCAAATACAAAATTCATTATTGTAAAAATGATTATTCCAAAAAAATACGCCACTGTTAAAAATGCAAATTCTTCTTCAACTTTTATCCATGAGTAATAAGAATTTATAACATTATCATTCAAAGGAATAAGTACAATTAAAAGAATTGCTGATAAAAAAAATGGAAATACAAACTGAAAAAGTAAATATAAAATTGAAAATTTTACTGTTTCCTTATGTATCACATTATTATCATTATTTTCCATTTTTCTCCTTTCATACACTAAAAACTATTTTACATTTTAAATATCAGCTTTACAATGTCAAAGGCAAGAATTGTAACCATCGATACAAGTATTACTCCTCCAAGCCCCATTTTTTTCAATGAAAAATATACAATTACACCTATTCCTGCAAAAACTTTAATGAGCCCAAATACTCCCGTTCCTGTTGAAGTAAATATATCAGGAAAAATAAGAAGGACTAAAACTGTATATGGTAATGCCTCAAAAAATTTATTTACAAACGGATTATTTTCAGGTAATTTTACAAACAACGGCAACAATTTAAACGACAAAGTTATTAATGCCGTTATTATAAGTAATTGAATTAATAAAATTTCACTCATTTTCTACTGTCTCCTTTTCACTTTCTTCCTTGTAATGTCTCAATGCATACAGCGAACTTGCTGTAATCATAATTATTATTAAAGTCCACCCCTTGCTAATATCCTTAAGTACAGGTGCAAACATGAAAAGCAGCTTTAATCCTATTGCAGTAATAACTACTTCTGCATATTTGAAATTACTTGTTAATGAACTTACAAGAAGACTTAAAAATGTAGCGTATAACATGAAATTCAGACTTGCCGCAAAAACTTCCGGAATCAGATTACCAAAAAGCGATCCTGCAATTGTTCCTACACCAAAAAGAATATAAGGCATTGTATTAACCCCTATTACATACCACGCATTTGTAGCCTTTCTTATTGTAAGATATGCAACAGCTTCATCAGTAAGTCCTATTCCCATCAATATTTTTTCAAATAAAGTTGTTTTATCCGAAATCTGCCTGAACATTATTATATTCAGCAATGTGTACCTTAAATTTATTACAAAAATCGAAACTATTATTTCGACTGGTGTTGACTTCAGCTCATACACCATTTTCAAAAAAGCTGTCTGTGCACTTCCTGCATACAACCCAAACGACATGACTATGGCTGTGAACAGCTTCATTCCAAAGTTTTTTGAAATAAGCCCTATCGTTATCCCAAAAGGAGTATAGGCAATACCTATCCCCATTCCATCCCTTAACCCCTTTAAATAATTTTCCAGTTTTCCATTATGTGCCATTTCTTATTCTATAACTCCTTATCTAAATTAACTTATAACTTTTATTTTCTTATTTTTTATCTCAACATTTAAAATTTTTAATGTCCCCCTGCATTGTCGTAGTCGGCTTTAGTCGCGAAGACCGCGGGGTAGCAGGAGCATGAGGGCGGCAATGAGCCCTCATAAGGTTTATTTCAATAACCCCCAATTCTTCGCCAAACTTCCATTTGCACTCAGTTTTATATCTTCAAACTTTATTGTTCCTTCCATTATTTCCTTAATTTTTTCCATATATTTTTCAGAAACTTCATCTTTTACTTCAAAAATAAGTTCATCGTGAACCTGAAGAAGCATTTTTATATCATCATTATTTTTAAATTCATCATACAGCTTTATCATAACCTTTTTTATAATATTTGCAGCTGTACCCTGAACAACTGTATTTACTGCCATTCTATTTGCCTGTGCCTGTAAATTTTTATTGCTTGAATTTATATTGTTAATATATCTTCTCGTTCCGTAAAGTGTTTCTACAAAGCCATTCTTTCTTGCATTTTCCAGAATATTTTCAAGGAATTTCTTTACTTTCGGATATTGTTCAAAGTATGTTTTTATATATTGGGAAGCATCAGCTACAGGAATTTTGAGCTCCTTTGAAAGGCCAAAAGGTGTTTTTCCATATAAAATACTGAAGTTTATTACCTTCGCTATACTTCTTTCTTCCCTTGTTACAGGTTCTTCATCTGTCTTGAAAAATATTTTTCTTGCTGTAAGGTCATGTAAATCCTTATCCTTTTTATATGCAAGAAGTAGATTGTCATCCTTTGACAGTTCAGCCAGAACTCTCAGCTCAATTTGAGAATAGTCAAATGAAATCAAACTCCAGCCATCCTGCGAAATAAATCCTTTTCTTATTTTTATTCCTTCATCTGTTCTTACAGGAATATTCTGAATGTTAGGATTTGCAGAAGACAGTCTTCCTGTTGATGTTCCGTTCTGATTAAATGTTGTATGAATTCTGTCATTTTCATCAGCAAGTTTAGGGAATGGTTCCACATAAGTTGAAAGAAGTTTTGTAAATCCTCTGTATTCCAGAAGTTTTTCGGCTATTTCTATTCCTCTTAATGCCAGAACCTCCAGAACTTCCACATCTGTAGAATATCCTGTCTTAGTTTTTTTGACAGGTTCTATTCCCATTTTTTCAAACAGTATTTCTCCCAGCTGTTTTGGTGAACCTATATTAAATGTTTCTCCTGAAAGGGAATAAATATCCTTTTCAAGCTTTTCAATATTTTCCTGTAATTCCTTTTTATAATTTTCAAAATAATTTATATCAATTTTTATTCCAAAATTTTCCATGCTTGCCAGAACAGGTACAAGCTTATTTTCCAGATTTTCAAAAATATCATGTAAATCTTCCGTTCTCAGCCTATCTTCCAGAATTACTTCCAGTCCTTTTATATAAAAGGCTCTTTTCCATAAAAATTCTGCTTTTTCATCATTGGAAACTTCACTTATTTTTCTTTTCTTAAACTGATCCTCAAATTTTTCAAGATTTACTCCCAATTCAGAAAAAATTATATTTTCAAGATCCTGTGAACTTTCAGTTCCAAGTACATACCATGCCAGCATCACATCAAAATACTTTTCACAGCTGATACCTGTTTTCATATATTCTTTTACATTATAAGCTGTTATTCTTTTTGAACTTAATATTTTGTATACTTCTGTAACATCTGCTTTTTCATCATTTAATAAAACGATATTTTTACTGCTGTCACACACTGCAAGACCAAATTCATTTCCAAACAATGCTATTTCCTCATCCATTTCAGATAGAATTTCCGTAACCTCACTCCATTCTGTAATTTCTCCCTTGATTTCAGTAAGATTTTCCTTCAAAGTTTCTTCTGAATCTGTTTTTTCATTGTCTCTATGCGGATGATTAGCCACTCCTCCAAACAATGAATTTTCTCCAGTATCATTTACTTCTACATTTTGTGAACTAACAGCAGATTTTTTAATCTCACTCTCAATCGTTGTGGCAAACTTTTTAAATTCCATTGTTTTATATATTTCAAGTAACTTATTCAAATCCTTATTTTCAAGCTTTAATTTATTCTTATCATATTCTATTTCTATATCCCTGTATACAGTTGCAAGCTTTCTGCTTAAAAAGGCATTTTCCTTATCCTCAATAAGTTTTTCCTTTCTTTTCCCCTTTATTTCGTCAATATGTTCGTAAAGTCCTTCAAGATTTCCATATTTATTTATCAGTTCAACTCCTGTTTTAGGTCCTATTCCCGAAACTCCAGGAATTCCGTCTGAAGAATCCCCCATCAGACCAAATAAATCTGGAATTTTATCAGGGGTAACTCCAAGATATTCAATAACATCTTCATTTGTTCTGATATATTTAAACAATGAATTCTTTTTATCCCCTTTTCCAAGCAGGGCAATATTTATTTTTCCATTGACAAGCTGTGCCAGATCCTTATCTCCTGTTACAACATAAACTTCTATTTCTTCATCCATATCTTCAGAAAATTTTGTGGCAAGAGTTGACATGACGTCATCAGCTTCATAGCCATCTATTTTATATTTTGGTATTCTATATCCGTCAAGTACTGACATTATGTATTCCTGCTGTGCCACAAGGTCATCAGGCATACTTTCCCTGTGAGCTTTATATGTTTCCAGTTCTGCAGATCTTTTTAACTCGCTTCTTTTTACATCAAGACAGGCGACAAGATAATCAGGAGAAAATTCCTTCAATACTCCTTCCAGAGTATTTACAAATCCATAAGTCGCCCCTGTTGCCAAGCCTTTTGAGTTTCTCATTCCCATCAGGGCAAAATGACTTCTGTACATAATAGCACTTGTATCCAGAATAACTGCTTTTTTCATATATATCCTTTCATTTCTCTCAATAATAATAATCCTTTTTGACTATTATAACATATTTAATTATAGACTGAATATATAAATTTTATTTATTTTTTTAAAAAACACCGGTTTTTTTACTTGACTATTTCGACTTTTTAAGGTAGAATTGTTTTGAGATATAAATTTTTGATTTTGTATATTTAAAATATATTGTTAAATTACTTATAATTTAATGTTATATCAATTTTTTAAAAATTATAAACTATATTAAATGAATTAAATTAGTTTTTATATAGTTAATTAAAATAAAATTAAAATTTAAAGAGGAAAAGGAGAAGAAAAGAAAATGACAGAACGAGAAAAGCAGATTGTTAATCTTATTAAAGAAAATCCTCTTATAACTCAAGAGGAAATTGCTGCCAAATTAAACTGTGCAAGAACTTCTATTGCAGTTCATATCAGCAATCTTATGAAAAAAGGTGTTATTCTTGGAAAGAAATACATCATTAATGAAGACCCTTATATTTTGACAATTGGTGGAACAAATGTCGATATTCAAGGAAAATCTTATACAAACGTTATCCGTTACGACTCAAATCCTGGAATGATAGGTATTTCATTCGGAGGGGTAGGAAAAAATGTTGCAGAAAATATCTCTAGACTAGGGATAAGTTCAAAACTAATAACTGCCCTTGGAGATGATTTTTATGGAAACGGTATTAGAGAATATCTGAAAAACCAGAACCTTGATATCAGTGATATATTATTCCTTAAGAACCAGTCTACTTCAATGTATCTGTCTATTTTAAATGATGATAAAGAAATGGAAATGGCTATTTCTTCTATGGATATTTGTAAAAATATTACACCTAAATATCTGGATTCAATTAGAAAAAGAATAGTTAATTCTAAAATTATCGTGCTTGACACAAATCTGGAGGAAGAAACTCTAAGATATCTGGCATTCCTGAGAAGAAAACCGCCTTTAATACTTGATACTGTTTCTACTAAAAAAGCAATAAAGGTAAAAGATTTTATTGGAAGATTCCATACTATAAAACCTAACAGAATAGAAGCAGAAATACTTTCAGGTATCTCAATATTTTCAAAAGATGACATGAAAAGAGCCGGTGACTACTTCTTAAATAAAGGAGTTAAAAAAGTATTTATTTCATTAGGTTCAGATGGTGTCTTCTACATGACTGAAAATGAAGCTGAAACTATTAAAATTCCTCGTATAAATCCTGCAAGCTCAACAGGTGCCGGAGATGCATTTGTTGCCGGAATTGCATATGGAGAATATCACGATTACAGCATAAGGGAAGCTACAAAGATTGGATTAGGAGCTGGAATCCTTACTTCTTTAAGTGATAAGACAGTAAGTGATCAGATGAATATTAAAAACGTAGAAAATATAATAAAGGAGATGGAAATATAATATGTTAGAAAAATATCTTGAAATTAACCCGGAAGTAAAACACGCACTGGAAAATAATATACCTGTTGTAGCGTTGGAATCCACAATTATTTCACACGGAATGCCTTACCCTCAAAATGCTGAAACTGCATTAAAAGTAGAAAGCATAGTTAGGGAAAATGGAGGAATTCCTGCAACAATAGGAATAATAGAAGGAAAATTAAAAGTTGGATTATCTCCGGAAGAAATTGAATTATTAGGAAAAGAAGGGGAAAAAGTTGCAAAAGTCAGCAGAAGAGATATCCCATACATAGTGGCAAACAAATTAAATGGTGCAACTACTGTGGCATCTACAATGATAATAGCAAATATGGCAGGAGTTAAAATATTTGCAACTGGTGGAATAGGTGGAGTTCACAGAGGAGCTGAAACTACAATGGACGTTTCTGCAGATTTGGAAGAATTAGCAAATACTAACGTTGCTGTTATCTGTGCCGGAGCAAAATCAATCCTTGATTTAGGACTTACTCTTGAATATCTTGAAACTCATGGAGTTCCCGTATTAGGATATCAAACTAAGGAATTACCTGCATTCTATA from the Leptotrichia sp. oral taxon 215 str. W9775 genome contains:
- a CDS encoding aspartate kinase, which gives rise to MALIIQKYGGTSVADAVRVKEVAKRVLKYKNEGHDVIVVVSAPAGTTDSLIRRAYELSETPSKRELDMLLTSGEQISIASLAIAIEDLGKKAVSLNAFQVDFKTTDEHTKATILDINTDIIREKLSEGNVVVFAGFQGITENNEITTLGRGGSDTTAVALGAALKADEVEIYTDVDGVYTADPRVVKNPKKLNTISYQEMLEMAASGAKVLHPRAVEIAARYGIKIHLRSSFDDSTGTIVKEKGDESMEQVKIIGITSTKNEGKITLSGVPDKPGIAAKVFSKLAKAKINTDIILQSSSVTKEFNNISYTVSIDDLKEAVEISQELKEELGAEGVSYDANIAKISAIGIGLKTHYETTAEIFDTLAENGINIDMISCSEINVSCIIKEEDVNKAVRALHEKFIEEN
- a CDS encoding homoserine dehydrogenase, producing MKIGIIGLGTVGEGVLKVLTKEKHSIFEKSQADIEVKYACDLNITRDFSFEFDKSILIDDYKKILEDSEIKLVVELIGGETLAKDIIIQAFKSKKSVVTANKALIAKHGVELFQIAKENGVSFLFEAAVGGGIPIVTPLMESLVANTVTEIKGIMNGTSNYILTKMKEENLSFDEALSIASAKGYAEADPTYDVDGIDAGHKINILASLAYGGSIKFKDMQISGIREINTLDIFSANQLNSTIKLIASSKLVSEDSAQISVEPVIISNNEILAKVDDVYNAIETIGSYTGRTLFYGKGAGMDPTASAVVADIVKIATRNHIESDYFFNSTKIINIIDSNAVKDNYYIRVSNDFNIEKSPFEIYNKIDNFFIILAENISRNEINEYLKDAQEKLVLKIIK
- a CDS encoding 4Fe-4S binding protein, translated to MAFSIEKETCIACGACEGVCPVEAISEAEGKYEIDAATCIDCGACEGVCPVEAISQAN
- the treC gene encoding alpha,alpha-phosphotrehalase, whose product is KLDYLKELGVEVLWITPMYKSPQNDNGYDISDYYDIDPNYGTMEDFEEMLAEAHKRGLKIVMDIVVNHSSTENEWFKKSEAGDPEYKDFYIWKDAVDGKEPTNWQSKFGGNAWQYSEKRGQYYLHLFDVTQADLNWENENVRKKVYEMIRFWLNKGVDGFRLDVINLISKDQRFLNDDGSDTRFVPDGRRFYTDGPRIHEFLKEMNREAFGGGELITVGEMSSTSIDNCIKYSNPDEKELSMTFSFHHLKVDYPNGEKWAKAPFDFVELKRIFSKWQIGMYEGNGWNATFWNNHDQPRALSRFGNDKEYHNESAKMLATVLHGLQGTPYIYQGEEFGMTNPYFDNIEKYRDVESTNNYKILLDKGCSEEEAIEILMQKSRDNSRTPVQWNDSENAGFTTGTPWIGVPENYKTINAEASLKDKNSVFYHYKKLIDLRRNEELIVTGKYEDIDLENKNVYAYKRAGENGELIIISNFYGKEVEFELESNGITQLESAKILLSNYETAPEIKNEKFILKPYEAVIFKK
- a CDS encoding alpha-amylase family glycosyl hydrolase, which codes for MKKKFEQKWWHKSVVYQIYPKSFNDTTGSGEGDIRGIIEKLDYLKELGV
- a CDS encoding ASCH domain-containing protein, producing MDINQIIETYLNSLSKEERENTHIERYSFGNTPEMEDELAQLVAKGEKKATTSLLALYDPDNERIPEKGDLNIILDSKGNEVCVTRNTRVYSVPFKEVSEKHAFMEGEGDKSLDYWRKVHIKFFEEESEGNFNEDMEVLCEEFELVKI
- a CDS encoding AzlD domain-containing protein → MSEILLIQLLIITALITLSFKLLPLFVKLPENNPFVNKFFEALPYTVLVLLIFPDIFTSTGTGVFGLIKVFAGIGVIVYFSLKKMGLGGVILVSMVTILAFDIVKLIFKM
- a CDS encoding AzlC family ABC transporter permease, whose amino-acid sequence is MAHNGKLENYLKGLRDGMGIGIAYTPFGITIGLISKNFGMKLFTAIVMSFGLYAGSAQTAFLKMVYELKSTPVEIIVSIFVINLRYTLLNIIMFRQISDKTTLFEKILMGIGLTDEAVAYLTIRKATNAWYVIGVNTMPYILFGVGTIAGSLFGNLIPEVFAASLNFMLYATFLSLLVSSLTSNFKYAEVVITAIGLKLLFMFAPVLKDISKGWTLIIIMITASSLYALRHYKEESEKETVENE